In Selenomonas sp. TAMA-11512, a genomic segment contains:
- a CDS encoding ABC transporter substrate-binding protein: MKSWKRTLIGVGMLISAVGILGGCGEEQKQAAEETPKEITVYMGVVEKQAQVLAEEFEKDTGIKVNFVRMSGGETLSRIRAEKDAPKADVWYGGSADSYIVAANESLLEPYKSPNADIIPAQYKDKDGYWTGVYQGYLGFICDSRFFSENNVPVPKKWEDLLNPALKGQIIVSNPGSASTGYVLVSALTQMWGEDKAMDYFSKLNGQVKQYTKAGSAPARSAALGECAIGITYIHNGIRLMKEGYTNVELAVPEDGTAYELGAVAIIKNAPAKAGAQKFVDWVLTKKAQELGQQNGSFQFLTNPEAKLPEEAVPFKDAKLIDYDFAWSGENRARLLEAWNAAVKQ; this comes from the coding sequence ATGAAATCGTGGAAAAGAACGTTAATCGGCGTCGGCATGCTCATTTCCGCCGTCGGCATACTTGGCGGCTGCGGTGAGGAGCAGAAGCAGGCAGCCGAGGAGACGCCGAAAGAGATAACGGTATACATGGGCGTGGTGGAAAAGCAGGCGCAGGTCCTGGCGGAAGAGTTTGAGAAGGATACGGGCATCAAGGTCAATTTTGTACGCATGTCCGGCGGAGAAACCTTGAGCCGTATTCGTGCGGAAAAGGACGCACCGAAAGCGGATGTTTGGTATGGCGGCAGCGCGGACAGCTATATCGTGGCTGCAAACGAGTCCTTACTGGAGCCGTATAAGTCGCCGAATGCGGATATTATTCCCGCACAGTACAAGGATAAGGACGGATATTGGACCGGTGTATATCAGGGCTATTTGGGATTTATTTGCGACAGCCGGTTTTTCTCTGAAAACAACGTGCCTGTTCCGAAGAAATGGGAAGACTTGCTGAATCCGGCGCTCAAGGGGCAGATCATTGTCTCCAACCCTGGCTCGGCATCTACGGGTTACGTCCTGGTCTCCGCATTGACGCAGATGTGGGGAGAAGACAAGGCAATGGATTACTTCAGCAAACTCAACGGTCAGGTTAAGCAGTATACAAAGGCCGGATCGGCTCCCGCACGCAGTGCCGCACTGGGTGAATGCGCCATAGGAATCACGTATATTCACAACGGTATCCGCCTGATGAAGGAAGGATATACGAACGTTGAGCTGGCTGTCCCGGAAGACGGTACAGCTTATGAACTGGGAGCGGTCGCCATCATCAAGAATGCGCCTGCAAAGGCAGGGGCACAGAAGTTTGTTGACTGGGTGCTGACGAAGAAAGCGCAGGAGTTGGGGCAGCAGAACGGATCCTTCCAATTCCTGACAAATCCGGAAGCCAAGCTGCCGGAAGAAGCCGTTCCCTTTAAGGATGCAAAGCTGATCGATTATGACTTTGCATGGTCCGGTGAGAACAGAGCCAGACTGTTGGAAGCTTGGAATGCTGCCGTTAAGCAGTAA
- the ilvD gene encoding dihydroxy-acid dehydratase — translation MLRSTHILEGLHNQYYRATYKSMGFSTEDLKRPLIGIANAWSECVPGHYNLRQVAQRVKDGVYRAGGTPVEFGVIGGCDGMGQGHDGMHFIMPSRELIANSIESMAQINLFDGLVLLGSCDKIVPGMLMAAARLDIPCIVLPGGPMEGGVMFDGRQSDQTSSTEAYGMLSAGKITEAEYVALEDTACPGCGSCSYLGTANTMCALSEALGMTLPDGGTAPAASAARLVQGQDTGVKIMELVEKQITARKILTNAAIRNAIKTCLAMSGSTNAVMHLTAIAHEAELDIHVLNEFDALSASTPQLAKMNPSCQYNIIDFYLDGGVPRLMEHLQSLLETDAMTVTAHTLAENISSHKYRYPATGLVNHTPDNPFGYTGGIAVLRGTLAPNTGITKPGAFDKSLHYFKGEAICFDSEEAAEEAILAGKVRDGHVVVIRYEGPKGGPGMREMYKAMKYLYGRGLTKSTALITDGRFSGTNNGCFVGHISPEAAEGGPIALVRDGDLIEIDVNNKKLDVLVSPEELSERRKAWKRPEPKFKKGWLGLYCKLASSGAEGGIMKFDHL, via the coding sequence ATGTTAAGGAGTACGCACATCTTAGAAGGTCTTCACAACCAGTATTACCGGGCCACTTACAAGTCCATGGGCTTTTCCACGGAGGATTTGAAGCGGCCTCTGATCGGCATCGCAAATGCGTGGAGCGAATGTGTCCCCGGCCACTACAATCTGCGCCAGGTCGCACAGCGCGTCAAGGACGGCGTTTACCGTGCCGGCGGCACGCCCGTCGAGTTCGGCGTCATCGGCGGCTGCGACGGCATGGGGCAGGGCCATGACGGCATGCATTTCATTATGCCGTCGCGAGAGCTCATTGCCAATTCGATTGAATCCATGGCGCAGATCAATCTGTTTGACGGTCTGGTCCTCTTGGGTTCCTGCGACAAAATCGTTCCCGGTATGCTAATGGCCGCCGCTCGTCTGGATATTCCGTGCATTGTCCTCCCCGGAGGCCCGATGGAGGGCGGCGTGATGTTTGACGGCCGTCAGTCTGACCAAACCTCCAGCACCGAGGCCTACGGCATGCTTTCCGCCGGAAAGATCACGGAGGCCGAATACGTTGCATTGGAGGATACTGCCTGTCCCGGCTGCGGCTCTTGCTCCTATCTCGGCACCGCCAACACCATGTGCGCACTCTCCGAGGCTCTCGGCATGACCCTGCCGGATGGCGGTACCGCACCTGCCGCTTCCGCTGCCCGCCTCGTTCAGGGGCAGGATACGGGCGTTAAAATCATGGAGCTCGTTGAAAAGCAGATTACCGCGCGTAAGATTTTGACTAACGCAGCCATACGCAATGCCATCAAAACCTGTCTCGCCATGAGCGGTTCCACCAATGCCGTGATGCATCTGACCGCAATCGCCCATGAAGCGGAACTCGATATCCATGTGCTCAATGAGTTTGACGCTCTTTCCGCGTCCACCCCGCAGCTTGCAAAAATGAATCCGTCCTGTCAGTACAATATCATCGACTTTTACCTTGACGGCGGAGTCCCGCGCCTGATGGAGCATCTCCAATCCCTGCTTGAAACCGATGCAATGACGGTCACGGCGCATACACTGGCGGAAAATATCTCCTCTCATAAGTACCGTTACCCCGCCACGGGACTTGTCAATCACACGCCGGATAATCCCTTCGGCTACACCGGCGGCATTGCCGTGCTGCGGGGCACACTCGCTCCGAACACGGGCATCACGAAGCCGGGAGCCTTTGACAAGAGCCTGCATTATTTCAAGGGAGAGGCCATCTGCTTCGACTCCGAGGAAGCGGCGGAGGAGGCCATTCTGGCCGGCAAGGTGCGCGACGGTCACGTGGTCGTCATCCGCTATGAAGGCCCCAAAGGCGGTCCGGGCATGCGCGAGATGTATAAAGCGATGAAGTATCTCTACGGACGCGGACTGACAAAGAGTACGGCATTGATCACCGACGGACGCTTTTCGGGCACAAACAACGGCTGCTTCGTCGGTCACATTTCTCCCGAAGCGGCGGAAGGAGGCCCCATTGCGCTCGTACGCGACGGGGATTTGATCGAGATCGATGTGAACAACAAAAAGCTTGATGTTTTGGTCTCGCCGGAAGAGCTGTCGGAACGCCGAAAAGCATGGAAACGCCCCGAGCCCAAGTTCAAAAAGGGATGGCTGGGACTCTACTGCAAGCTGGCATCTTCGGGCGCAGAAGGCGGCATTATGAAGTTCGATCACCTATAA
- a CDS encoding ABC transporter ATP-binding protein yields the protein MLKDLSIEVKNLVKEFPNLDGHGSFFAVNGVNIEVPKGSFVTLLGPSGCGKTTILRMIAGFETATSGDIFLNGTRINSVTPDKRDTAMVFQSYALFPHYNVFDNVAYGLENKKLSKEEIKSKVMHMLDLVGLNGLENRSTNQLSGGQQQRVALARALVMEPSVLLFDEPLSNLDAKLRVYMRKEIRKIQQSVGITSIYVTHDQSEAMALSDIIIIMNKGNIEQIGTPQEVYQHPANRFVADFIGSSNFVPAKVLNSQGESVEIDLLGQTLTLAANHQSFTEGEMVDIVVRPEGVRLSDQGEVEAEVTSSVYMGHYQEYAVRSQDVELNLEAYDPAGSKIYQAGERVYLQFKPQNLHPIKSKEV from the coding sequence ATGTTGAAGGATTTGAGCATAGAGGTAAAAAATCTTGTTAAAGAATTTCCGAATTTGGACGGTCATGGCAGCTTCTTTGCGGTAAACGGGGTTAATATCGAGGTGCCGAAAGGGAGCTTCGTCACGCTTCTGGGGCCGTCCGGCTGCGGCAAGACCACGATTCTGCGCATGATTGCCGGATTTGAAACAGCGACAAGCGGCGACATTTTTCTGAACGGGACGCGAATCAACAGCGTTACACCGGATAAGCGCGATACGGCGATGGTGTTCCAGAGCTATGCGCTCTTTCCGCACTACAATGTATTCGATAATGTCGCCTATGGTCTGGAGAATAAAAAATTATCCAAAGAAGAAATCAAGAGCAAGGTCATGCACATGTTGGACCTTGTAGGTCTTAACGGCTTGGAAAATCGAAGCACGAACCAGCTCTCCGGAGGACAGCAGCAGCGTGTCGCTTTGGCTCGCGCACTCGTCATGGAACCGTCGGTGCTGCTCTTCGATGAGCCGCTGTCCAATCTGGACGCGAAACTGCGCGTATACATGCGCAAGGAAATCCGTAAGATTCAGCAGAGTGTCGGAATAACGAGCATCTATGTGACGCATGATCAATCGGAGGCAATGGCCCTATCGGATATCATCATCATCATGAACAAGGGAAATATCGAGCAGATCGGCACGCCGCAGGAGGTGTATCAGCATCCCGCAAATCGTTTTGTGGCGGATTTTATAGGCAGTTCAAACTTTGTTCCGGCAAAGGTGTTGAACAGTCAGGGAGAGAGTGTGGAGATAGATCTGTTAGGCCAGACTCTCACCCTAGCGGCAAATCACCAATCGTTTACGGAAGGGGAGATGGTTGATATCGTCGTACGCCCGGAGGGAGTAAGACTCTCAGATCAAGGAGAGGTAGAGGCGGAGGTCACTTCATCCGTTTACATGGGTCACTATCAGGAGTATGCCGTCCGGTCGCAGGATGTGGAGCTGAATCTCGAGGCGTATGATCCTGCGGGCAGTAAGATTTATCAGGCCGGGGAGCGGGTGTATCTGCAGTTCAAACCGCAGAATCTGCATCCGATAAAGAGTAAAGAAGTTTAA
- a CDS encoding iron ABC transporter permease: MSNGISAAIKNTKRSFQDPVVAFFAIAMIVLLSIFVVLPLLQVVKQSLIGVDGTLSLSSYIKIITTRQNYEAFMNTMQLAVIVSVLATIIGFLFAYCTSHLAIPGKKIFSLMAMLPMVSPPFSVAMSMIMLFGARGLITYTCLGMTDANIYGFMGLVFTQTISYFPIAFLLLAGMLRTIDPSIEDAARDLGASKWQTFRTVTLPLVRPGIANAFLLVFIKSVADFANPMAIGGNYITLATQIYLQAIGSYDMQGGAAVAVVLLNIAILLFIISKYWLEKKSYVTITGKASQARVMMRDKAIIYPVAGFCFLVSIIVIAIYALIPVASVIKVWGMDYGLTLEHYKYAVTVGGRAIKDTTLLSIVATPIAGILGMIIAYLVVRKNFIGRGYINFSSLLSIAVPGTVIGIGYIMTFNTLPLQLTGTATILIAAFVVRALPIGIRAGVSSLQQIDPSIEEAASDLGANATKVFRTITLPLIKSAFFSGLVYAFIRSMTSISAVIFLVSANYSLLTILILDQVEDSRYGVASAFSTILILIVYVAIGIINLLLRRMGSENSTMNHQ, encoded by the coding sequence ATGAGTAACGGTATATCTGCCGCAATAAAAAATACGAAACGTTCTTTTCAGGATCCTGTGGTTGCTTTTTTTGCAATCGCGATGATCGTCCTGCTGAGCATATTTGTCGTCTTGCCGCTGCTGCAGGTTGTCAAACAGAGTTTGATCGGAGTGGACGGAACGCTGAGCCTGTCATCGTATATAAAGATCATAACGACAAGGCAAAACTATGAAGCCTTTATGAACACGATGCAGCTGGCCGTCATCGTGAGTGTGCTGGCAACGATTATAGGATTCCTGTTTGCCTACTGCACGTCCCATCTGGCCATTCCGGGGAAAAAGATCTTCTCCCTGATGGCTATGCTGCCCATGGTGTCGCCCCCTTTTTCCGTAGCGATGTCCATGATCATGCTCTTTGGGGCGCGAGGTTTGATCACATACACTTGCTTGGGCATGACGGATGCCAACATCTATGGCTTTATGGGGCTGGTATTCACACAGACCATATCGTATTTCCCGATCGCCTTCCTGCTCTTGGCGGGCATGCTGCGTACGATCGATCCTTCGATTGAAGATGCAGCGCGCGATCTGGGCGCATCGAAATGGCAGACATTTCGCACGGTGACGCTTCCGTTGGTTCGCCCCGGGATAGCAAACGCGTTTTTGCTCGTATTCATCAAGTCGGTAGCCGACTTTGCCAATCCGATGGCGATTGGCGGGAATTATATTACACTTGCCACACAGATTTACCTCCAGGCGATCGGCAGCTATGATATGCAGGGCGGCGCTGCGGTTGCCGTCGTACTTCTGAACATAGCGATTCTGCTGTTTATCATTTCCAAGTACTGGCTGGAGAAAAAAAGCTATGTGACGATCACGGGAAAAGCCAGCCAGGCGCGCGTCATGATGCGCGATAAGGCGATTATCTATCCGGTTGCCGGTTTCTGCTTCCTGGTCAGCATCATCGTTATCGCGATCTACGCGCTGATCCCTGTCGCATCGGTCATCAAGGTGTGGGGCATGGACTACGGGCTCACGCTGGAACACTATAAATACGCCGTGACCGTGGGCGGACGAGCCATCAAGGATACGACGCTGCTCTCGATCGTTGCCACTCCGATCGCGGGTATTCTGGGAATGATCATAGCGTACCTTGTCGTTCGCAAGAATTTTATCGGCCGTGGGTATATCAACTTCTCCTCGCTTTTAAGTATTGCCGTGCCGGGTACGGTTATAGGTATCGGGTACATCATGACGTTCAATACGCTTCCCCTGCAGCTCACGGGGACTGCTACCATCCTGATTGCGGCGTTTGTCGTACGCGCGCTGCCTATAGGAATACGTGCGGGCGTATCTTCTCTGCAGCAGATCGATCCTTCCATCGAAGAGGCGGCATCCGATCTTGGCGCCAATGCGACGAAGGTGTTTCGGACCATCACGCTGCCGCTCATAAAGAGCGCCTTCTTCAGCGGTCTGGTATACGCCTTTATTCGCAGTATGACTTCGATCAGCGCCGTGATATTCCTTGTTTCAGCAAACTACAGTCTCTTGACGATATTGATCCTGGATCAGGTAGAGGACAGCCGTTACGGCGTGGCGAGCGCCTTTTCGACCATTCTGATTCTGATCGTTTACGTCGCCATAGGCATCATCAATTTGCTGCTGCGCCGTATGGGGTCTGAAAACAGCACGATGAATCATCAATAA
- a CDS encoding GntP family permease yields MDQFIITIVVAVAILCVLIIKLNVHPVLALFITGITGGLMLNYGMATTISTFTGGFGSTLGAIGCTIIFGSIIAQGIRDTGSAKSLVNFFVTLFRGKNLELSTGLSSYIMSIPVFGDIVQVLMAPISSTIAKRTNRSMSTMSGFTILGSSLTHSLVPPTPGILAVSILLGAEVGLVIFWGIVVTFIAYIITWILMRAWVSKEWIDPMEDYVQGVEPAKSDDYRDILIKEEGLPNVLIGVSPVIVPVILITAGSFANIYLAEEAPLRVLLGILGERNIALFIGVLLTFFVGLTYKDNVIKNFNQNSGSKDTSIFDIMVNKWVAEALHVALIPLLVTAMGGGFSAIIKAFPGIKDLAEIIVSYNIPTLLVPFVLGAVMMTAVGSRTTAGMTAAGICVPMMATLGLSPVACALLIGAGTMVGSHFSDSGFWVGTSLFNLTSKQGLKYLTLLASICGIFCFAAILACMTLGFI; encoded by the coding sequence ATGGATCAATTTATTATTACCATCGTGGTCGCCGTCGCCATTCTTTGTGTCCTCATAATCAAACTGAACGTCCACCCCGTTCTCGCTCTGTTTATCACGGGTATCACGGGCGGTCTCATGCTGAATTACGGTATGGCCACGACCATCTCCACCTTTACGGGCGGCTTCGGCAGCACGCTCGGCGCGATCGGATGTACGATCATCTTCGGTTCGATCATCGCGCAAGGTATTCGTGACACCGGCTCCGCAAAGAGTCTCGTCAACTTCTTCGTCACTCTCTTCCGAGGCAAGAATCTCGAACTCTCGACCGGTCTTTCCTCTTACATCATGAGTATCCCCGTCTTCGGCGATATCGTTCAGGTTCTTATGGCCCCGATCTCGTCCACCATCGCGAAGCGAACAAATCGCTCCATGTCCACCATGTCCGGTTTTACCATCCTCGGTTCTTCGCTTACGCACTCCCTCGTCCCGCCTACGCCCGGCATCCTGGCTGTCTCCATCCTCTTGGGCGCTGAGGTCGGTCTCGTTATCTTCTGGGGTATCGTTGTCACCTTCATCGCTTACATCATCACCTGGATCCTCATGAGAGCATGGGTTTCCAAAGAGTGGATCGATCCTATGGAAGACTACGTCCAGGGTGTCGAGCCTGCGAAGAGCGATGACTATCGCGACATTCTCATCAAGGAGGAGGGCCTGCCAAACGTCCTCATCGGCGTCTCCCCCGTTATTGTCCCCGTCATTCTCATCACCGCCGGTTCCTTCGCGAATATATATCTTGCGGAGGAAGCTCCTCTCCGGGTTCTTCTCGGGATTCTCGGTGAGCGCAACATCGCTCTCTTCATCGGCGTCCTCCTGACGTTCTTTGTCGGTCTGACCTACAAGGACAATGTCATAAAGAACTTCAATCAGAACTCCGGCAGCAAGGATACGAGCATCTTTGACATCATGGTCAACAAGTGGGTCGCAGAGGCTCTCCACGTTGCTCTTATCCCGCTTCTCGTCACGGCTATGGGCGGCGGCTTCAGCGCCATCATCAAGGCGTTCCCGGGAATCAAGGACCTTGCTGAAATCATCGTCAGCTACAATATTCCCACGCTTCTCGTTCCGTTTGTCCTGGGCGCTGTCATGATGACCGCTGTCGGTTCGCGTACAACGGCAGGTATGACCGCTGCGGGCATTTGCGTACCCATGATGGCAACGCTCGGTCTTTCCCCTGTCGCCTGCGCGCTTCTCATCGGTGCGGGCACCATGGTCGGTTCACACTTCAGCGATTCCGGGTTCTGGGTCGGCACCTCGCTCTTCAACCTTACATCCAAGCAGGGGCTGAAGTATCTCACATTGCTTGCCTCTATCTGCGGTATCTTCTGCTTTGCCGCGATTCTTGCATGCATGACGCTCGGATTTATCTAA
- a CDS encoding lactate racemase domain-containing protein, giving the protein MKEIYLEAQKEIDYAEMEAAVDKLLQQFPGVKKVLIVPPDFTRCFSMAGELTQILYKRLHESAEVDIMPAVGTHAELSAEERKKMFGDIPADVFRHHQWQEDTVRIGEIPEEVVAKISEGLFSESIEIEVNRRFREGGYDLILSVGQVVPHEVVGMANYSKNIFVGLGGRQMINKSHMLSAICGIEQTLGVDHAPARQVFDYAQEHCLQDMPLVYLLTVTTADQAGTHLHGLFIGDSREPFDRAVALSQKRNITYLDRPAKKVVAYLDPFELKTTWVGNKGIYRSRMAIADGGELLLLAPGVHAFGENEEVDKAIRAYGYVGRDKILDYYNGNHFPNQYMVPAHLIQGSSDGRFSITYAVDPQKMSREEIEGVGFRYMDVAEAMRRYDPEVLQDGWQTMPDGEEIYFIRNPAIGLWRLP; this is encoded by the coding sequence ATGAAAGAGATATATCTTGAAGCGCAGAAAGAGATTGACTATGCCGAGATGGAAGCTGCTGTCGACAAGCTCTTGCAGCAATTTCCGGGCGTCAAAAAGGTGCTCATCGTTCCTCCCGATTTCACACGATGCTTTTCCATGGCGGGAGAACTGACACAGATCTTATACAAGCGGCTGCATGAAAGCGCGGAGGTCGACATCATGCCCGCTGTCGGTACGCATGCGGAGCTTTCCGCGGAAGAGCGTAAGAAGATGTTCGGAGACATTCCGGCGGACGTATTTCGCCATCATCAGTGGCAGGAGGATACGGTGCGCATCGGTGAAATTCCCGAGGAAGTTGTTGCAAAGATCTCGGAAGGATTGTTTTCCGAGTCGATTGAGATCGAGGTGAACCGCCGTTTCCGGGAGGGCGGTTACGATTTGATTCTTTCGGTGGGGCAAGTCGTTCCGCATGAGGTCGTCGGGATGGCCAATTACAGCAAGAACATTTTCGTCGGACTGGGCGGACGGCAGATGATCAACAAGAGTCATATGCTGAGCGCAATATGCGGAATAGAACAGACTCTTGGTGTCGACCATGCGCCCGCTCGACAGGTATTTGACTATGCGCAGGAACATTGTCTGCAGGATATGCCGCTTGTTTACCTGCTGACCGTGACGACGGCGGATCAGGCGGGAACACATCTCCACGGTCTGTTTATCGGGGACAGCCGGGAGCCGTTTGATAGGGCGGTGGCGCTTTCACAGAAGCGAAACATCACGTATCTTGACAGGCCAGCGAAAAAAGTCGTGGCATATCTGGACCCCTTTGAATTGAAAACCACGTGGGTGGGAAACAAGGGAATCTATCGCTCCCGCATGGCAATCGCAGACGGAGGAGAGCTATTGCTTCTCGCGCCGGGGGTTCACGCCTTTGGTGAAAACGAAGAAGTGGATAAGGCGATTCGTGCCTATGGCTATGTAGGACGGGACAAGATTCTTGACTACTATAACGGAAATCATTTCCCGAACCAGTATATGGTTCCGGCACATCTGATCCAGGGTTCCTCGGACGGCAGATTTTCCATCACATACGCAGTGGATCCGCAGAAGATGAGCAGAGAGGAAATCGAGGGTGTCGGCTTCCGGTATATGGATGTGGCGGAGGCAATGCGCCGCTATGATCCGGAAGTGCTGCAAGACGGCTGGCAAACGATGCCGGACGGAGAAGAAATCTACTTTATTCGGAATCCTGCAATCGGATTGTGGCGGCTGCCCTGA
- a CDS encoding MurR/RpiR family transcriptional regulator, producing the protein MKKNTYLLPILRTAYESLTKSEKRIADCISADVTTFIGMGIAEIADRTDSSEITVNRFCKKLGFAGLQALKLALASVPSEEVISEEGFAKEDSYQHIAEKIFQNIQNGLADTLSLLDYDAVEEAVEALLAARRIVVFGVGNSATICQDFETRFLRFGSIVEAYSDVHQQATVASLLSAEDVVVAISHSGATREVLDTTAIGKAAGATVISITSRMGSPLAKLSDIVLIGMGREVRYRSEATASRLVHMAIIDILYTGIALRRKDYAANIAKMRTVIRVRKQ; encoded by the coding sequence ATGAAAAAAAATACATACCTGCTTCCGATCCTCCGCACGGCCTATGAGAGTCTGACAAAGTCCGAAAAGCGGATCGCCGACTGCATAAGCGCGGATGTTACAACCTTCATCGGCATGGGCATCGCGGAGATCGCCGATCGAACGGACAGCTCCGAAATTACGGTCAATCGGTTTTGCAAGAAGCTAGGATTTGCAGGATTACAGGCATTAAAGCTGGCGCTTGCCTCCGTGCCTTCGGAAGAAGTGATAAGTGAGGAGGGATTTGCGAAGGAAGACTCCTATCAGCACATCGCGGAGAAGATCTTTCAGAACATCCAAAACGGTCTTGCGGACACGCTTTCACTTCTTGACTATGACGCTGTGGAGGAGGCGGTGGAAGCGCTTCTCGCCGCACGCCGTATCGTCGTCTTCGGCGTCGGCAACTCGGCGACGATCTGTCAGGATTTCGAGACCCGTTTCTTGCGTTTCGGCTCGATTGTCGAGGCATACAGCGACGTGCATCAGCAGGCCACCGTAGCATCCCTGCTGTCCGCGGAGGACGTCGTCGTCGCTATCTCGCATTCGGGGGCAACACGCGAGGTCCTTGACACGACTGCAATAGGAAAGGCGGCGGGAGCAACGGTCATCAGCATTACGAGCCGCATGGGGAGCCCGTTGGCAAAGCTTTCGGATATCGTGCTCATCGGGATGGGGCGCGAGGTGCGCTATCGATCCGAGGCAACCGCCTCCAGACTCGTCCATATGGCAATCATCGATATTCTCTACACGGGGATTGCCTTGCGTCGTAAGGATTACGCCGCAAATATTGCGAAAATGCGGACCGTCATACGCGTACGGAAGCAATGA
- a CDS encoding TRAP transporter large permease codes for MSFEVIVAFISMLVLLFMKVPVFVSVMGASAAYFILTPNITSRILVQRMIAGSENVALLAIVFFVCAGIFMGCSGVTKRLMNFCDLLVGGFVGGLGQVSVLLATLMGGISGSSYADAAMQSKMIVPEMVKRGFSLEFSSVITAMAAIITPLIPPGIALIIYGSIANISIGKLFVAGLGPGILLCILLMIMVSIISHKRHYKATRTEPITLKAFLEAFRGAIAVLILPVVIIGGIRLGVFTPTEAGVVAIVYSIVLGLYYRELTWDIFLEGIKETVIASSSIMMIIAAASAFSWVLTKEMVPQYFTQTVLMYITEPWQFLVIVNIFLLFVGMFLEGNAALIILIPLFAPVAAQLGIDPIHFAMVFIFNMAVGSITPPMGMLMFITCSVTKCKTGAFIKEAIPFYVLLLLAIIMMTVFPAFSVGIVNLLY; via the coding sequence ATGTCGTTTGAAGTGATCGTTGCGTTTATTTCCATGCTGGTGCTCCTCTTCATGAAAGTGCCTGTCTTTGTATCGGTGATGGGCGCCAGCGCGGCATATTTTATTTTAACGCCGAACATTACGAGCCGGATTCTCGTCCAAAGGATGATTGCAGGCTCGGAAAATGTCGCCTTGCTGGCGATTGTTTTCTTCGTTTGTGCCGGAATCTTTATGGGATGCTCGGGTGTTACGAAACGCCTGATGAACTTCTGTGATTTACTGGTGGGCGGTTTTGTCGGCGGACTCGGTCAAGTCAGTGTTTTGCTGGCGACATTGATGGGCGGTATTTCAGGCTCCAGTTATGCGGATGCGGCAATGCAGTCGAAAATGATTGTACCGGAAATGGTGAAGCGCGGTTTCAGCTTGGAGTTCTCTTCCGTCATCACTGCTATGGCGGCGATCATCACACCTCTGATTCCACCGGGCATCGCGCTGATCATCTATGGATCGATTGCCAATATATCCATCGGCAAGTTGTTTGTTGCGGGTCTCGGTCCGGGGATACTGCTTTGTATACTGCTCATGATCATGGTCAGTATTATTTCACATAAGCGGCACTATAAGGCTACGCGAACAGAGCCGATTACGCTGAAAGCCTTCCTGGAAGCATTTCGAGGTGCCATTGCCGTCCTTATTCTTCCCGTTGTCATCATCGGGGGGATACGTCTCGGCGTATTCACGCCTACGGAGGCAGGTGTGGTGGCAATCGTATATTCGATCGTGCTTGGCCTTTACTACCGTGAGCTGACGTGGGATATATTTTTGGAAGGCATCAAGGAGACAGTCATTGCATCCTCATCGATTATGATGATTATTGCGGCAGCTTCCGCATTTTCATGGGTGTTGACGAAGGAAATGGTTCCTCAGTATTTCACGCAGACGGTTCTCATGTATATCACGGAGCCGTGGCAATTCCTTGTCATAGTGAATATCTTTCTCCTCTTCGTCGGCATGTTCCTCGAGGGAAATGCGGCGCTCATCATTCTGATCCCTTTGTTTGCACCTGTTGCGGCACAGCTCGGCATCGACCCCATTCACTTCGCCATGGTGTTCATCTTCAATATGGCAGTCGGTTCGATTACGCCTCCTATGGGGATGCTCATGTTTATCACGTGCAGTGTGACAAAGTGCAAGACGGGGGCGTTCATCAAAGAGGCAATTCCGTTCTACGTGCTGTTGTTGTTGGCGATCATCATGATGACGGTCTTTCCGGCCTTCAGTGTTGGGATTGTCAACCTGCTTTATTGA